The proteins below are encoded in one region of Sander lucioperca isolate FBNREF2018 chromosome 11, SLUC_FBN_1.2, whole genome shotgun sequence:
- the il23r gene encoding interleukin-23 receptor isoform X2 — protein MNLPSTLWRFIIILLSFSIKHFPLLPAGCQRFIPLGNLTVEPALPFLIGSNLTVYCHTKECKRGFRISLELNGETVNSLKKVNCTTMMFRLFNVRMPRSILICELKGVDQKPQTVNGLDLHGGLPPDKPEHIMCEMSRSSDFIDCTWERGQKTHILTTYNISVNRENGTQILLDQIQDAEEITIPRAMIDENTKYQLIITAYNHFGASQSDTFTFCVKDIVIPETPCIMQIEFGNNSMTAILQWKTSESSEHLRSDVRLRTDNAAWEVGEETELSEGLIQVDGLRPLTEYEFQMRTCDTSRSNSSKRSFCSKWSPSVAGRSPGKGPSQQLHVWRMLGSLGTNGLRMVTVLWQPPSPDDYTGAVQQYKIFLGNDQKQEVTGCAALSPCSVQVPAEVQALSISAVTLYGMSPPANVPLRLSGDVRSVLRLLAPAANGSAVFVSWSWPGKKHRSTSGGEPLHYVLEWTSVPAAELQWQKVAKDQDNTLITGLTAGVRYNVSLYAVTTRGVSAPSSRLVYSKEQKPVCGPNVSVLVHEARRIQIQWDELPVDKQKGFITNYTIYLQMLDFSNTQLSKMVSASGPRQMWLDCPEGALALQLTASTSAGEGQRGNRICSQPETPAVGLVIWTVFILTLFIAIIANLMCWSCVRERIKQKCISWGPAWLNETLPKPGNSNAIRLLEQYESELSFSSTHSDPPLSPISLISQEERDDVYPTIHVETSQVGSRPTEPTAEIPLLMSDPGTILVDSQPEHVNYKPQIATLAPQGGEVKETEEEQRDLPSFWEEDRCVRFGVLLGGFLSGVEVGFTDPPLGLTLSSDSGLLWPKTPKTTIALNGGFSLERRATENDVEADSLSLDLQQGEIMTPDTADTCSSQYTVQTTLKSGYFPQAAAVSSTALCDAQR, from the exons ATTTCCCTCTTCTCCCTGCTGGCTGCCAGCGCTTCATTCCCCTTGGCAACCTGACAGTAGAACCAGCTCTACCCTTCCTCATTGGCTCAAACCTGACTGTGTACTGCCACACCAAAGAATGTAAACGGGG TTTCAGAATATCCCTGGAGCTGAATGGTGAGACTGTGAATTCTTTGAAGAAAGTAAATTGCACCACGATGATGTTCAGGCTGTTCAATGTCCGGATGCCACGATCTATACTGATCTGCGAGCTGAAGGGTGTTGATCAGAAGCCTCAAACTGTTAATGGACTGGACCTACATGGCGGGC TCCCTCCAGATAAACCTGAACATATTATGTGTGAAATGTCAAGGAGCTCAGATTTCATAGACTGCACATGGGAGAGaggacagaaaacacacatCCTTACTACCTACAACATTTCAGTCAACAG AGAAAATGGGACCCAGATACTTTTAGATCAGATCCAGGATGCTGAAGAAATCACCATACCCCGAGCAATGATTGATGAAAACACTAAATACCAGTTGATTATCACTGCTTACAACCACTTTGGAGCATCACAATCTGATACATTCACCTTCTGTGTAAAGGATATAG TGATACCAGAGACACCATGCATCATGCAGATAGAGTTTGGGAATAACTCCATGACAGCCATATTGCAATGGAAAACCTCTGAATCCTCGGAGCATCTCAGATCCGATGTCAGGCTCCGCACAGATAATGCCGCCTGG GAAGTGGGAGAGGAAACAGAACTCAGTGAGGGTCTGATACAAGTGGATGGACTGAGGCCTCTGACTGAATATGAGTTCCAGATGAGAACATGTGACACGTCCAGGTCAAACTCCAGCAAAAGGTCCTTCTGCAGCAAATGGAGCCCATCTGTGGCGGGGAGAAGTCCTGGGAAAG GTCCATCTCAGCAGCTGCATGTGTGGAGGATGTTAGGCAGCCTGGGTACCAATGGGCTGCGGATGGTGACTGTTTTGTGGCAG CCTCCATCACCAGATGATTACACTGGTGCGGTGCAACAGTACAAGATCTTTCTGGGTAATGAccagaaacaggaagtgaccGGTTGTGCAGCTTTGAGTCCATGTTCAGTTCAGGTACCAGCAGAGGTCCAGGCACTAAGCATCAGTGCTGTCACCTTGTATGGAATGTCTCCACCGGCTAATGTGCCACTCAGACTCTCAG GTGATGTCAGATCTGTTTTGAGACTGTTGGCTCCTGCAGCAAATGGTAGTGCTGTGTTTGTCtcctggtcatggccggggaaAAAACACCGCTCAACATCTGGAGGAGAACCACTGCACTATGTGTTAGAATGGACAAGTGTACCTGCGGCAGAGCTGCAGTGGCAAAAAGTGGCTAAAGATCAAGACAACACTTTAATCACAG GCCTGACTGCAGGTGTGAGGTACAATGTCTCTCTGTATGCTGTGACCACCAGAGGTGTCAGTGCTCCATCATCCCGTCTGGTCTACTCCAAAGAACAGA AGCCAGTGTGTGGTCCAAATGTGTCAGTACTGGTCCATGAGGCCAGACGGATCCAGATCCAGTGGGATGAGCTGCCTGTAGACAAGCAGAAAGGCTTCATCACAAACTACACAATCTATCTCCAGATGCTGGACTTCAGCAACACACAACTCAGCA AGATGGTGTCTGCCTCCGGCCCCAGACAGATGTGGCTGGACTGTCCTGAAGGAGCTCTGGCTCTGCAGCTGACTGCATCCACCTCAGCAGGAGAAGGGCAGCGGGGGAACCGGATCTGCTCTCAGCCGGAAACCCCTGCAG TAGGCCTGGTGATTTGGACTGTTTTCATCCTTACCCTCTTTATAGCGATCATAGCCAACCTGATGTGCTGGAGTTGTGTGAGGGAAAG gataaaacagaaatgtatatCATGGGGACCTGCCTGGCTTAATGAAACCTTACCAAAACCAGGAAACAGTAATGCCATCAGACTACTGGAG CAGTACGAAAGCGAACTGTCCTTCTCGTCCACCCACAGCGACCCTCCGCTGTCGCCCATCAGTTTGATctctcaggaggagagggatgaCGTGTACCCCACCATCCACGTCGAAACATCCCAGGTTGGATCAAGACCCACAGAACCAACAGCAGAGATACCTTTGCTAATGTCAGATCCTGGAACAATACTTGTTGACAGCCAGCCGGAACATGTCAACTACAAACCCCAGATTGCTACATTGGCTCCACAGGGAGGAGAGGTGAAGGAGACAGAAGAAGagcaaagggacttaccatcatTCTGGGAGGAAGACAGATGTGTGAGATTTGGAGTATTACTGGGAGGGTTTCTGTCCGGTGTGGAAGTGGGTTTTACTGATCCACCTCTGGGGCTGACTCTGAGCTCTGATAGCGGTCTTTTGTGGCCTAAAACTCCCAAAACAACAATTGCCTTGAATGGAGGCTTCTCTCTGGAGAGGAGGGCGACTGAGAACGATGTAGAAGCAGACTCACTCTCTCTGGATTTACAGCAGGGTGAAATAATGACTCCTGACACAGCTGACACTTGTTCATCTCAATATACAGTTCAGACAACACTGAAAAGTGGTTATTTCCCCCAAGCAGCTGCTGTGAGCAGCACTGCACTCTGTGATGCACAGAGGTAG